In Rutidosis leptorrhynchoides isolate AG116_Rl617_1_P2 chromosome 2, CSIRO_AGI_Rlap_v1, whole genome shotgun sequence, one genomic interval encodes:
- the LOC139890968 gene encoding bifunctional dihydrofolate reductase-thymidylate synthase 1-like produces MAGETLVGVCNGTISTPPPEPRRTYQVVVAATRAMGIGKNGKLPWSLPSDLKFFKDITMSTLDPAKKNAVVMGRKTWESIPLEHRPLTGRLNVVLTRSGSFDIATAENVLICGSLVSALELLASSPYCLSIEKVFLIGGGEILRESLNGSGCDAIHITEIEADFDCDTFIPAIDTSQFQPWYSSFPSVEKGVRHCFTTYVRVKNSETDTPIKTNGLLSDSSSHSTTFDVRMFSFLPKKIFEKHEEYLYLKLVDDIIYNGALKGDRTGTGTLSKFGCQMRFNLRKSFPLLTTKKVFWRGVVEELLWFISGSTSAKVLQDKGIHIWDGNASRNYLDSIGLVDREEGDLGPVYGFQWRHFGARYTNMHADYTGQGFDQLLDVIDKIKNNPDDRRIILSAWNPSDLKQMALPPCHMFAQFYVNQGELSCQMYQRSADMGLGVPFNIASYALLTCMIAHVCDLVPGDFVHVLGDAHVYSTHVRPLQDQLQKLPKPFPILKINSEKKDIDAFVSEDFKLVGYDPHQKIEMKMAV; encoded by the exons ATGGCTGGTGAAACACTTGTGGGCGTATGCAATGGCACTATCAGCACACCACCTCCCGAACCTCGGAGGACTTATCAAGTTGTAGTTGCTGCAACTCGTGCTATGGGTATCGGCAAGAATGGGAAATTGCCTTGGAGTTTGCCTTCTGACCTTAAATTCTTTAAGGATATAACTATGAGTACATTGGATCCAGCTAAGAAAAATGCGGTCGTAATGGGAAGAAAAACTTGGGAAAGCATACCGCTAGAGCATCGTCCCTTGACTGGTCGACTCAATGTTGTTCTAACCCGTTCGGGTAGTTTTGACATTGCAACTGCAGAGAATGTTTTAATTTGTGGTAGCCTGGTCTCTGCGTTGGAATTATTAGCATCTTCTCCCTATTGTCTATCTATCGAGAAGGTGTTTCTTATTGGTGGTGGCGAGATCCTAAG GGAGTCCTTAAATGGTAGTGGCTGTGATGCTATCCATATTACTGAAATTGAAGCAGACTTTGATTGTGACACTTTTATCCCTGCTATCGATACTTCACAATTCCAGCCATGGTACTCCTCATTCCCATCAGTGGAGAAAGGAGTCCGCCATTGTTTCACTACTTATGTTCGTGTGAAGAATTCTGAAACTGATACACCTATTAAGACTAATGGCTTGTTGTCTGATAGTAGCTCACACTCAACAACGTTTGATGTGAGGATGTTCTCTTTCTTGCCCAAAAAGATATTTGAGAAGCACGAGGAGTACCTTTACTTGAAACTAGTGGATGACATCATTTATAATGGTGCTTTGAAGGGTGACCGTACTGGAACTGGTACTTTGTCTAAGTTTGGCTGCCAG ATGCGTTTCAATCTGCGAAAGTCTTTTCCGCTTCTTACAACCAAG AAAGTTTTTTGGCGTGGAGTTGTGGAAGAACTTTTGTGGTTTATCAGTGGGTCAACAAGTGCAAAG GTCTTACAAGATAAGGGCATTCATATATGGGATGGCAATGCATCCAGAAATTACTTAGACAG TATTGGTTTGGTGGATAGAGAAGAAGGTGACCTGGGACCGGTATACGGATTTCAGTGGAGACACTTTGGTGCCAG GTATACTAACATGCATGCTGACTACACTGGCCAAGGCTTTGATCAATTGCTTGATGTTATTGACAAGATAAAAAATAATCCAGATGACCGTCGCATTATTCTTTCTGCATGGAACCCTTCAGATCTCAAGCAGATGGCACTTCCACCTTGTCACATGTTTGCACAG TTCTATGTAAATCAAGGAGAGTTATCTTGTCAAATGTATCAGCGATCTGCAGATATGGGTCTGGGTGTTCCGTTTAACATAGCATCATATGCCCTTTTGACATGCATGATTGCCCATGTTTGTG ATCTTGTtcctggtgattttgtccatgttcttGGTGATGCTCATGTCTATAGCACACATGTCAGGCCTCTGCAGGACCAGCTTCAAAAGCTGCCTAAACCTTTTCCT